A genomic window from Prochlorococcus sp. RS04 includes:
- a CDS encoding DUF6447 family protein — protein sequence MSENTNDFANPVLTFEGKKYLINELSNEIKESIKVLQIAETQLKMHQDTLKLISISRNSLVNQLREKLKNLE from the coding sequence ATGAGCGAAAACACAAATGATTTTGCAAATCCAGTTTTAACCTTTGAAGGCAAAAAATATTTAATAAATGAACTTTCTAATGAAATAAAAGAATCTATAAAAGTACTACAAATAGCGGAGACACAACTTAAAATGCATCAAGACACTCTCAAATTAATTTCAATTAGTCGAAACTCTTTAGTTAATCAATTAAGAGAAAAGCTAAAAAACTTAGAATAA